Part of the Paenibacillus aurantius genome, CTTAACGGGAATCCCATGATCGAGCAGCGCTTGAATATACCCTTGGTACCGCTCTTCCCGGCTGGTGATATTATCGACCGGGTTCGAAATGTAGCCGATTTCCCGATGCCCTTTGTCAATCAAGTACCGGGTCATCTGGTAAGAGCCCCGAAAGTGATCGTGATACACGCAATCGATCTGAACCTCGCGAAAAATGCGGTCGATAATCACAATCGGAAACTGCTGTAATTTCAATCGCAGCACTTGGTCACTGCAGGTCTTGCGCCCCTGGGGAAATAAGATGATGCCGCTTACACCCCCCTCGACAAGACTTTGCAGGCATTGATCCTCATCCTCTTTGCTTTTGCTGATTTTCAGGATGAGGTCGCATTCGTGCTTTCGTGCCTCCGACTCCGCTGCCGCCATTATTTTGGACGTGTAATCGGATAGGTGAGGCACGATGAGAGCCACCTGCTTCCTCTTCTTTTCCTCAGCTGGAAGCGCTTTACTATCAGACCGAGGCACTTCCTTACGCGGCGCTCCGCCCGGCTGTTCGGAAAGAAAGGTCCCCCTTCTTGGCAAACGGTACACCAACCCTTGCTCAACCAACTGCTCCAGCGCTAGTTTGCTCGTCATTCGGCTTACCCCGAACAGCTTCGCAAGCTCTCCTTCCGAGGGAACGGGATCATGCGGCTGAAGCTTCCGGCTTTGAATAAGGCCTACGGCCTTATCGGCTATTTGCAGGTACAACAAACTGGGTTTCTTGGATGCGTGTGACTTCTTCATTGTGTCTATCCCTCGTTTTACTCTAGTTTCCTCTGCGGCTGAGAATCACACCCCTGTTCGTGATCTAACCCGAGCTTAAAGGATGTCACTGACATATTCAATGACATAAGTCATTAAGAATATATAAAGAATCCGTTTTGGTTTATAAATTCTAAACATTCCCCTTATCTTGGAGTCAAGACATATCAACTTTATATCAATGTCCGCTTTTATTCTATATCACGATTTTTCCATTTTCCTCTCGCACAAAAAGCCCAGTACCGGTTAGGTACTGGGTAGTTTGATTAGCGTGCTTTATAAGTCACCCTGCCTTTATCTAACTCAGCGTCTCCCCGCCTGAGGGCTTCCTGCAGGCCGTTCCTCACCGCCTTATCGAGCGCGGCGCCGGCTCTCGCGTAACCAAGCAGCTTAACCGTCTCCTTGGTCAAATCCTCGAGAGGCAGGCTTCCTTGAATAAACAGCACTTCCTTTACCGCATTGGCGATTTCTTCAGGAGGCCATTCCTCCGCGCTCCGGCGGTCCTGGTCGTTCTCCCCGACCCGATAAAGGCTGTACTTCTCCGGCTGCTCCGTATCCGGCCAGTAATAGTCGATCTCCTCCCATACTGTCTTCTTAACGGGCAGATCAGCCAATAGCGCTGCGAGGTGCCTCTCGATCCGCGCCCCCGATCTTGTCATTCCCCATGCCTGCCAGACTCTCCTGCTGAGCAGGGACCGGCTGACCGGCCCTTCTTCCCGGATTACCTGAAGAAGCTGATTCTTCAGCAGGCCCTCATTCTTGGATAGATAGAATTCTTCGGAGGAGAGAGGGACGGCCTCCAGGGAAGCGGCTTTATAAACCGAACGCCAAGAAGGAGGGGCCGGGTTCCCTTGTTCCGGTTCGTTATCCGGTTGGGGCACGGACACGGACTGGCTATCCATGATGATACCCGAACCCGTCTCCGTCCCTTTGAGGTCCGCCAGGCTCTGTAAAGGCTCCGCTTCCTCGGCCGTTTTCACGGCTTCCATAATCCGCTGGATTTCCTTGCCCGGGTTATCCAGCCAATCCATCGACCATACCCGGTGAAGGGACCAGCCCAATTGGCGAAGCACCTGTTCCCGGAGAACCTCCCGGTCCCGTGCGGTTTGGCCGGTCTTGTAGCCCTCGCCATCGCACAGAATGCCCAGGAGGTAAGCATCCGGGTTGCCGGGATTCACGATCGCGAGGTCCATCCGATAACCGGACGATCCGACATGGAGGTCGGCCTGGTACCCCTCCTTCTTAAGAGCCGCGGCAATCTGTTCTTCTATCCCTCCGGCTCGGATTTCCGCCTGACCGGCATCCAGACCAAGCGCGGTCCGGCCTTTCTCCGCGTACTCCAGGAAGGCTCTTAAGGCGCTTACCCCCTCCGCCCGCGTTCGGGAGACATCCAGATGCTCCGCCCGCAGAGTAGAGAATACGTGCATTTCATACCGGGCCCGGGAGACGGCGACATTCAGTCTTCTCCACCCTCCATCCCGGTTCAGAGGACCGAAATTAAGCACGACCTTGCCGGAAGCATCCGGTCCATAGCCGATGGAGAACAGGATCACATCGCGCTCATCCCCCTGTACATTCTCCAGGTTCTTGATGAATAAGGGCTCATGCAGACGGGAAGCGAGCTGCTCGAGCTCGGGATCCTGACGGAACGCCTCATCCAGCAAGTCTTCAATCAGCGTCTGCTGAATGGAGTTGAAGGTGACGACCCCGATGCTCCGTCTCCGAAGCTGCGGATCCTTCAACCGGCTTATGATTTCCTGAATGACCTGCTCCGCCTCCGCGCGGTTCTGCTTGGTCTTGCCCCGGTCATAGAAACCGTCTACCGGATGCCACCTTACATTCGATTTGCGCTCGAGCGGGGAAGGGAACGTCAGAAGCTTGTTCTCATAGAAATGCCGGTTGCTGAAGGCGATCAGGCTCTCGTGCCGGCTGCGGTAGTGCCACAGCAGATGCTCCTCAGGCATGCCGAGGGCCAGGCAGTCATCCAGAATGCTCTCCAGATCCTCGGGAACCACGGCTTCGTCGGCTTCCTCTGCCCCGCTATGGGCAAAAAAGCTGGTCGGCGGCAGCTGCTTCGGGTCTCCGACCACGATCACGTTCCTTCCCCGTGCCATCGCGCCGACGGCTTCACTCGTCGGAAGCTGCGAGGCTTCATCGAAAAGTACAAGATCGAAGGAAGGGTGCTTCGGGTCCAAGTATTGGGCGACCGACATCGGGCTCATCAAGACGCAGGGACAGAGTCGGCTCAACAGGTTCGGAATCTGCTCGAACAGCTTGCGGAGCGACAGGCCCCTGCCTCCGCTCCGGATGGCCCGAAGCAGAATGCCCGCCTCCGAGCTCGCGGCCGCCTGGCTGTGAAGCGGCGGGAGGTTGGCGGCAAGACGGGCGGAGATCTCCTGTCTCGTCAGCTGCTCGAAGGTATCCACCGTTTCCTGGAACGCTTTGATCTTCTCCTCAAACAATCGCCCGGAGAAGGAAGCAAGCTGCGGGTCGGCTTCCAGCCCATACTGGATAGCCGCTTTCCACCAGCCCCGTTCGAAGGCGGCCGTTACCTCCGCATGCTGCAGCCGGCCTCCTTCATAGGCGGACAGGACCGAGTCCAGCCCGGCGTCCGCTGCCCGCCCGCGGACCTGCCTCCAGCTGCACCACTCCCGTAAGGAATCTATATTCTCCTTCCAGAGCCGCGCCTGGCCGGTGCGGTACGCAAACCAGGATCCCCCGCCTCTTCTCTCATCCAAGGCGGCGAAATCCAGCTGAAGGAGCCGGGCCAGCCGCTCCTCCAAGTCCTGGAATGTGCTCCAGGCGGTAAGAAACCGTTCCAGGACAGACCCGTAGGCAGCCTCGAAAGCCTCCTTTCCTGACGCAAGCCGATCCGCCGCCTGCCCTCTTGCCTTCGCGGCCGCAGGAGGCTCCCGGAACAGCTGAAGCAGCTTCCCGCTGAGCTCATCCGCCCATTTCCTGGATGCCTCCACGGCTGCCCAATCCGTATCCCCCCTGTTCCAAGCCTGGCCAAGCAGAGGAGCAAGCTCCCCTTCGGCCTCCAGGAGAGCAGCCGACTCCGTCTGGTACTGCAGGATAAGCGACAGGGTGTGGGCTGTCTCGCTCTTCTGCGGGACGGAGCCCGGGAGGGCCATGCCTTTAATCGTTTTATAAATCCGGCCTTGTTTGAGCACTTTGGGTAGAAACCACTGGAGGTCCGCCTTTTTCCACTCGGTAAGGGCGAGGCCGGCGTCATAGGCCAGGATTTCCTCTCTAAAATGAGCCGTCAACCGGGCGCGGGCCTCCTCCCGGGCATGGCCGTGCCCCATGGCCCTCATGAGCTGGGCCCTTGCCGAATCCATATCTGCCGCGCGAAGCAGCCCAACGGGGAGGACCGGCGGCAGCTCATGCAGCAGCTTTAGGACGGCTTCCATTCCGGCAAGCTTCTCGGCCGTCGGTTCATCCGTCGAATAAGCCAGCAAAGGGCCTGCTGCCTCATAAGCCTCCTGGCATTCCGTGAGGCTGTCCAGATAACCAGCCAGCGCTTCCTCTACCTGTCCTTTAAGCGACGGTGTGTACGTTTCGAGGGCGGCATCGGACCAAACATGCTTAAACGGATGCCCGGCTGCCTCTCCCGCGACGCGAAGCTCGCGGACAAGATCGGACCAGACGGTATAGTCCTCGATGCTCTTGGCCCCTACCACCGCCGGTTCCAAGGAAACCACTTCCGGTGCTTGCTTCACCGCTCCATATCGGGCCATGGCTTCGTACAGCGAGGCGCCGAAGCCTTGCTTTTTATGCAGAGAGGTGATATACCCGTTAAGCTCGCTTCTCGAAGCGGCCAGACGATCGGCCTGCCTTCTCCACTCTTCAGGGGAAGCGCGGTGACCGGATTCCAAGGTGCGGCGCAGCTGTTCGAGCACCGCCTTCTTGGTGCTTTTGTTGGAATGCAGCTCGAGGCAGAAGGAGCCCAGGCCGATCTGCTCCAGCCGCTTCTGGACCACGCTTAGGGCGGCCATCTTCTCCGCGACGAATAGAACCGTTTTGCCGCTTGCCAAGGAAGACGCGATCATGTTGGTGATCGTCTGGGATTTGCCGGTTCCCGGCGGTCCGTGAAGAACAAAGCTCTTCTCCTTGCCCGCCGCGCTCACGGCCGTAATCTGGGAGGAGTCCGCCGAGATGGGCAGCAGCAGCTGATCGGGAGGAAACCGCTCATCCAGCTCTCCGGCCTCCGGGAAGGTTTCCCCCGGTTCCCATTCCAGGCGTCCGGTCATGAGGCTCGCGACCACCTTGTTCTTCGCCAGCTCATCGGCCCGGCTGCGGATGTCGTTCCACATGACGAACCGGCTGAAGGAGAACAGCCCGAGAATCGCGGACTCCTGGACATCCCATCGGGGAAGATTCATCACGACATGACGGACGGTGGTGAAGATTCCGCTTAGATCGATCCCTTTCTCATCGCGGGGCAAGGGGTCCAGCCCGTCGAGATGACTCCCGAAATCCTGTCTCAGCATTTCGAGCAGCGTAATATTGATCTGAGCTTCCTCGTCCCTTGCCCGCAGCACGAAACCTGCACTGGACGATTTGCGGACCAGTTCGACCGGCACGAGCACGATGGGAGCGTAACGGGGCATAACGCTGGCAGCAGACTCATACCATTTCAGAACGCCCAGGGCGAGGTATAAGGTATTGGCGCCGTTCTCCTCCAGCGACAACCGGGCCGAGCGATAAAGATGGATGCACTTGTCCGCAAGTTCTCTCTCGTTGGCATTGGCCCGCAAGCGCTTGTGAAGAAACTCCTGGTGGATCAGGAGGGTCAAGGGATGATTCGGGGTCGCGCTCGGGAATAGATCTGCACTACGGATCGTTTGGTCCCAATCCGACGGCTTCGCCAGCAGCTGAAACTCCTGCCCCTCCGCGAGCGCATCTTCCAGCTCTCCGAGCCGGGTGTTTAACAGAGGCAGCGCCGCCTTCGTCATGCGGAAGTTAAGAAGCGTATTGCGCAGGGTAAGGTCGAGCAGCTTTCTCTCCCACTGCTTCTGCTTCGTTACGGCAATGGACCGCACCTCTTCGGGGCGGTTTTGGATCACCATCTCTTTCGGCGCTTCTGCGGCGGCCGCGATTTCCTTGTTCTCCGAAACGATTTCCCACCCGTCAGGAGTCGGGATCCGGATAGGCAAGGGCCGGATGGCACTGAAGCGGGCGCGCCGCACGTCCACGAAGCCGAAGAATTCATCGGGCTCGGCCAGATGAAGGAGGGCTGCGGCTTCCGCCTCCCCGTACGGCGACTGGCTGCCGGCATTCATCAAAGTAGCCTCCACGAGGCTCACTTCATGGACGCCGGCAGCCAGTCTTTTGGTAAGAAGCGACACGTCGTCCTGCACGCATTCGGAGAAGGTTTCCTCCATCAGCCACACGCCCGGAAAGGCATGGCCTTTCGTGAAGATAACCAGGGGATGCAGGCCTGCCGCCTCCAGACAAGAAGCATATAAAAGCGTTAGATCCAGACAATTGCCCATCCCCTTACTCAGTATGGCATCCGGAAGCCTCACCCGCTGGCCGATCTCCTCGAAGCTGGCCGGAGCTACGCAATAGGTGGGCTGGCGGGACTGAATAGCGGAATAGATCGCGGCCGCCTGATGACGGACGCGATTCGGGTTGCGGCTCTGGTAAGCATCGAAGGAGGGGCTTCCCGTCCATTTCTCCAGGAAAGAGGAAGCCTCCTTAAGGATTCCCGCAACCGCCGGATGGTTAGGAAGGATAAAGGCCGCGATCATCTCGGGCATCACCGCCAAGCCCGCCCATTGGTCATAGGCCAGAACCGCCATAGGGGAGGTTTCCCGATAAATAAGCGCTCCTTCGTTTATCACTTCCAGGGTAAGGCTGCCCGCCAGTCTTTCCGTCAGGCCAGCTAAATAAGCACCTGACACGTTTATGGAAACCGGGCCCAGATCAACCGTTTGCCCGGCGGGAATCACTTCGATTATTTTGGTCCAGTCCGCCGCGAATTCGGGCTCACTCTTGATCTTCACCTGCACCTGGTGCAGGTCCGCGGCCGAATCGTTGGTCAACGCGATCTTCCGGACCACCGGAACATAATTTTGCTGCATGGCATAATTGACCACATCGTATCGAAGCCACTCGCAAAGCAGACTTCTGCCGACTACGCTCTCCATGGATCTCCCTGCCTCTCTGTATGAGCCATCGTAATGCCATTATAGCTCCTGTGGCCCTATCCGCAAATGAAGTTCTGCTTACCTCTTTCCACGGGGAGGAAAAAGAAGACGCCATCCGGTACAATGGATAAGGATAACTTATAAATAGAGAACCGACTGGAGGGAGAACGATGAACCATCAAGAAGAACAGGCCCCCGGCTGGGAAGCGATAGACCGAGAGCTGGAGAGGCTGTATGAAGGGCAGGAGCCTAAGGTTTACGGGACGCTCGTTCCTTACGCCCTGGGAGGGCCGGATCCGCTGACCGGCATCAGCGCGTACCGGGCCGAGGAGCCCCGTCCGCACTGGCACTTCGTCACGTACGGCTTCTCCGAGCTGTATGAGAAGGAATCGGATGATCCCGCTTGCAGCGGGTACGGCTTCGAGCTGACGTCCCGGCTTGTGCGGGACCCCATAGAGGAAGAGCCTCCCGCGTGGGCGCTCAACCTGCTGCAGAACATGGGGCGTTACGTCTTCCGGAGCGGCAACGTGTTCCGGGCCGGCGACTACCTCGACGCGAACGGCCCCATCTGTCTCGGAGCCGACACCGAGCTGACAGCCTTGGCTTTCGTGGAGGACCCGGAGCTGCCGGGCATCGATACGCCGAACGGCCGAGTCGACTTTCTGCAGATGGTCGGCATGACGGGGGATGAGCTGGAAGCGATGCAGGCGTGGAACACGAGGGGCGTGCTGAAGGCCGGTTCGGAGCATCTGCCCTCCTGCCTGACCGACCTGAGCCGGCCTTCCCTGCTGGAGGAGGCAGCGGTGGCGGCCGCGATCCGGGAGGGCATGGCGCAGGCCGGCTCGAGCACCGGCTTTCTGTACGTGGACCAGCTCGGCTGGGAGCCGGGCCGCCGGGGCTTGTTCGGCCGCAAGCCGGATACGCTCTCGCTCGGGGCCAAGCAGGCCGGGATTATCGCCAAGATCCTCCGCGGGCGGATCCCCAAAGACCGGGAGCTGCGGCTGGTCGGCCCCGAGACGCGGGTCGTCCTGGAGCCCGGAGCGGCTCCCGGCTGGGAGGCGGGAGAGGAAGAGATCCGGATCGCGCTGGACAGCCGGACGGCCGAGGAGCTCGCGGAACGGCTGGTCCCCCGGGAGGGGACCGTCGTTCTGCCATCCCTGCCGAAGCTGGAGATCCGGATCGTCCGGACCGATATCCGGGACGCGGACGGCAATGTGATGCGGACGATCGGCTAACTCAAGAAAACCCAACCTTAGGCGGTTGGCTGCAAAGCAAAAAAACACCTGCTCGGTGTCTTTTCACATGGTAATGGGGAGGCAAACGCACCGCCGTCATGCTATGAAATCTCGGCTGCTCGTTGTCTCTTCCTGTACAGTTTTATTTCTTGATCCGAGGAGATGAGGATCGGCAGAATTTTTACGCTGCTGATCATGGACGTCTTGCATAACGGGCATACGGGCTGCTCTTTGAACGAGAAGCTATCCCTGATCCAGCTCTTGCATTCCTCTTCCACACAGGACCAGATGATGGTCATTTCTTCGGGTAAATTCTCCAGCGGTTTATTCCATGAATAAGACATCGGACTTTCCCCCTTAAAATTGCCGTTAAAAGAAAATCCCCAAACGTTAGGCTTGGGGATGGTCTTACTTAGTAAGTTTTTACGA contains:
- a CDS encoding GntR family transcriptional regulator → MKKSHASKKPSLLYLQIADKAVGLIQSRKLQPHDPVPSEGELAKLFGVSRMTSKLALEQLVEQGLVYRLPRRGTFLSEQPGGAPRKEVPRSDSKALPAEEKKRKQVALIVPHLSDYTSKIMAAAESEARKHECDLILKISKSKEDEDQCLQSLVEGGVSGIILFPQGRKTCSDQVLRLKLQQFPIVIIDRIFREVQIDCVYHDHFRGSYQMTRYLIDKGHREIGYISNPVDNITSREERYQGYIQALLDHGIPVKNQYIHFKDFHPSRINESDPEAEQFVQDNAEMTALMCGDDHVAVATLYTALRVGIPVPDKLSIVGFSDIQLSALSPIPLTTVRQDTGQLAQSAFTLLTKRINHSHEKPITIKIQTTIVERRSVL
- a CDS encoding DUF3320 domain-containing protein — encoded protein: MESVVGRSLLCEWLRYDVVNYAMQQNYVPVVRKIALTNDSAADLHQVQVKIKSEPEFAADWTKIIEVIPAGQTVDLGPVSINVSGAYLAGLTERLAGSLTLEVINEGALIYRETSPMAVLAYDQWAGLAVMPEMIAAFILPNHPAVAGILKEASSFLEKWTGSPSFDAYQSRNPNRVRHQAAAIYSAIQSRQPTYCVAPASFEEIGQRVRLPDAILSKGMGNCLDLTLLYASCLEAAGLHPLVIFTKGHAFPGVWLMEETFSECVQDDVSLLTKRLAAGVHEVSLVEATLMNAGSQSPYGEAEAAALLHLAEPDEFFGFVDVRRARFSAIRPLPIRIPTPDGWEIVSENKEIAAAAEAPKEMVIQNRPEEVRSIAVTKQKQWERKLLDLTLRNTLLNFRMTKAALPLLNTRLGELEDALAEGQEFQLLAKPSDWDQTIRSADLFPSATPNHPLTLLIHQEFLHKRLRANANERELADKCIHLYRSARLSLEENGANTLYLALGVLKWYESAASVMPRYAPIVLVPVELVRKSSSAGFVLRARDEEAQINITLLEMLRQDFGSHLDGLDPLPRDEKGIDLSGIFTTVRHVVMNLPRWDVQESAILGLFSFSRFVMWNDIRSRADELAKNKVVASLMTGRLEWEPGETFPEAGELDERFPPDQLLLPISADSSQITAVSAAGKEKSFVLHGPPGTGKSQTITNMIASSLASGKTVLFVAEKMAALSVVQKRLEQIGLGSFCLELHSNKSTKKAVLEQLRRTLESGHRASPEEWRRQADRLAASRSELNGYITSLHKKQGFGASLYEAMARYGAVKQAPEVVSLEPAVVGAKSIEDYTVWSDLVRELRVAGEAAGHPFKHVWSDAALETYTPSLKGQVEEALAGYLDSLTECQEAYEAAGPLLAYSTDEPTAEKLAGMEAVLKLLHELPPVLPVGLLRAADMDSARAQLMRAMGHGHAREEARARLTAHFREEILAYDAGLALTEWKKADLQWFLPKVLKQGRIYKTIKGMALPGSVPQKSETAHTLSLILQYQTESAALLEAEGELAPLLGQAWNRGDTDWAAVEASRKWADELSGKLLQLFREPPAAAKARGQAADRLASGKEAFEAAYGSVLERFLTAWSTFQDLEERLARLLQLDFAALDERRGGGSWFAYRTGQARLWKENIDSLREWCSWRQVRGRAADAGLDSVLSAYEGGRLQHAEVTAAFERGWWKAAIQYGLEADPQLASFSGRLFEEKIKAFQETVDTFEQLTRQEISARLAANLPPLHSQAAASSEAGILLRAIRSGGRGLSLRKLFEQIPNLLSRLCPCVLMSPMSVAQYLDPKHPSFDLVLFDEASQLPTSEAVGAMARGRNVIVVGDPKQLPPTSFFAHSGAEEADEAVVPEDLESILDDCLALGMPEEHLLWHYRSRHESLIAFSNRHFYENKLLTFPSPLERKSNVRWHPVDGFYDRGKTKQNRAEAEQVIQEIISRLKDPQLRRRSIGVVTFNSIQQTLIEDLLDEAFRQDPELEQLASRLHEPLFIKNLENVQGDERDVILFSIGYGPDASGKVVLNFGPLNRDGGWRRLNVAVSRARYEMHVFSTLRAEHLDVSRTRAEGVSALRAFLEYAEKGRTALGLDAGQAEIRAGGIEEQIAAALKKEGYQADLHVGSSGYRMDLAIVNPGNPDAYLLGILCDGEGYKTGQTARDREVLREQVLRQLGWSLHRVWSMDWLDNPGKEIQRIMEAVKTAEEAEPLQSLADLKGTETGSGIIMDSQSVSVPQPDNEPEQGNPAPPSWRSVYKAASLEAVPLSSEEFYLSKNEGLLKNQLLQVIREEGPVSRSLLSRRVWQAWGMTRSGARIERHLAALLADLPVKKTVWEEIDYYWPDTEQPEKYSLYRVGENDQDRRSAEEWPPEEIANAVKEVLFIQGSLPLEDLTKETVKLLGYARAGAALDKAVRNGLQEALRRGDAELDKGRVTYKAR
- a CDS encoding suppressor of fused domain protein, with amino-acid sequence MNHQEEQAPGWEAIDRELERLYEGQEPKVYGTLVPYALGGPDPLTGISAYRAEEPRPHWHFVTYGFSELYEKESDDPACSGYGFELTSRLVRDPIEEEPPAWALNLLQNMGRYVFRSGNVFRAGDYLDANGPICLGADTELTALAFVEDPELPGIDTPNGRVDFLQMVGMTGDELEAMQAWNTRGVLKAGSEHLPSCLTDLSRPSLLEEAAVAAAIREGMAQAGSSTGFLYVDQLGWEPGRRGLFGRKPDTLSLGAKQAGIIAKILRGRIPKDRELRLVGPETRVVLEPGAAPGWEAGEEEIRIALDSRTAEELAERLVPREGTVVLPSLPKLEIRIVRTDIRDADGNVMRTIG
- a CDS encoding cold-shock protein is translated as MSYSWNKPLENLPEEMTIIWSCVEEECKSWIRDSFSFKEQPVCPLCKTSMISSVKILPILISSDQEIKLYRKRQRAAEIS